Proteins encoded together in one Leptospira meyeri window:
- a CDS encoding pseudouridine synthase: protein MANERLDKVLGNFGLGSRSDVKKEIHQGLVKVNGIVTKDPGFKVSLADEVIYYEETLIRKEFYYFMMNKAPDCITATEDPREKTVMDYLSERHQKMNLFPVGRLDKETEGLLLFTTDGTLAHYYTSPKHFVEKEYYAEISDPVTKEDIFSFEKGIILDDGYKTLPARLAIPDLNKPNVVTVWLKEGKYRQIRRMFQSLGKEVVYLKRMKMGNLELDPSLALGCYRELSLAEETLLKAKTPIIQ from the coding sequence ATGGCAAATGAGCGGTTGGATAAAGTGCTTGGGAATTTCGGACTCGGTTCTCGTTCAGATGTCAAAAAGGAAATCCATCAGGGCCTAGTAAAAGTGAATGGGATCGTAACAAAGGATCCTGGTTTTAAAGTATCTCTTGCAGATGAAGTCATTTATTATGAAGAAACATTAATTCGTAAAGAGTTCTACTACTTCATGATGAACAAAGCCCCCGACTGTATTACGGCAACTGAAGATCCAAGGGAAAAAACAGTGATGGATTATCTATCGGAAAGGCATCAAAAGATGAATCTTTTTCCTGTGGGACGTTTGGATAAGGAAACGGAAGGTTTATTATTGTTCACTACCGATGGAACTTTGGCACATTATTATACTTCACCTAAACATTTTGTTGAAAAAGAATATTATGCAGAAATTTCGGATCCTGTCACAAAAGAGGACATCTTCTCCTTTGAGAAAGGAATTATTTTAGATGATGGTTACAAAACGTTACCGGCAAGACTAGCCATTCCCGATCTAAACAAACCAAACGTTGTCACTGTCTGGCTAAAAGAAGGAAAATATAGACAAATTCGAAGAATGTTTCAAAGTTTAGGTAAAGAAGTTGTTTATCTCAAACGAATGAAAATGGGAAATTTGGAGTTGGATCCTTCCCTTGCATTGGGTTGTTATAGGGAACTATCGTTGGCTGAAGAAACCTTACTCAAAGCAAAAACACCGATCATTCAATAA